Part of the Triticum aestivum cultivar Chinese Spring chromosome 4D, IWGSC CS RefSeq v2.1, whole genome shotgun sequence genome is shown below.
AAATATAAAAAGTATTATAAGACGACTCATGACTCCTGGCGGGTTGAGGACTCCGGATCATCCtgcgcctcttcttcctcttcggctccttgattatccatcagctggaagtcaggcgtagcccagttgataccAGTCAACGCTCTAAACACAACTTCATTATCAATAAGGttggatggatcaatgtcaggagcgaaggtgtgcttacgaatagGTGCAATGAGATCTGTCTCCTGATGAACCGGCGCCTTTCActattagggaaaaccttatacacagaatcttagcagcagcgcggcacaaaaagaggcgctactgttaattagtagtagcgcgggttgtaaacccacgctactactaagttgatagtagtagcgcagagtataaacccacgctactactaagtgttCTCCACCACGCCCACCCGCACAAGCAGTAGTAGTAGCCAgggtataaacccacgctactactaagttgatagtagtaacgCGGTTTGTAAACCCCGCGCTATTACTATGTGGTCTTCATCGTGCCTCCCGCGACATGCCGTAGTAGCAGCATGGGGTATAAACCCAGTGCTACTACTATAGAACCACATGTACTATACACACATAGCTGGTGGAGGCCAAAGCCCAAATTCCCCTCCTGACCACTCCGCccgctcttcctctcctttttcccaGGTCCCCGGCGCCGCCGCCCAACGTCCCCACCAAGCACCacccgtccgccactgccaccgcctccctctccctctccacccGCGCGCGCGCCGCCTCCCCCAGCGCCCCGTCCCCCTCGCCGTCTCCTCCGGCAGACGGGGTCGGCCCCGCGGCGCCGACGCGGGGCGACGTGTACCTGGGGCGGCAGctcgcggccgcggccgcggcgggcGCCCGCACGCGCGCACCGGAGGAGGACGTCGAGAGGCGCCGCCGCCGCAAGGAGAAGCGGAGGGCCCTGGCCAAGAAGATGACCCCAACACACACACTCCCGCTCCCATCCTCTTCTCCCGGGATGCAAGCAGCTGCAAggaagggcgcggcggcggcggcggcagcgtcggCGTCCTTCCACTCCACCGCCGCGGCGCTCTCAAAATCCACGGTGCACCCACCCTGACTTTCCCCATCCATCTCTTTCTCCCTCTTTCTTTTTTCCTGATGACGAATCAATTCGATCCACGCATCCAGTTCAGTTCTTGCTCTCCAAATCCCATTAGGATTGCTATACTAGATAGGCTAGGAGAGCTGGCTAGGCTGTAAAAGAGGAATATTTACTGCCCGGGATCATCATCACAGTCAGCTTAGCAGGGTGATTAGTTTGCACGCTTCAGCAATGGAAGCTCTATTGTGCTGTGCATTTTTCAGGTCCACTGCACATTTGAGGTCTACGTCAATTTCATAATGAAATTCAAATTGGGGGTTCCTTTAATTTCACCCACAAAAAATTGAGTGCCTGAGGGCTTGCCAAATGCCAAGTACAGTAGCATATGCGCGTATTCAATAAAACTATTTGGGATGTGAGCTTGACCATGGTTCTGTAATTATTTTTGCGCAGCCTcgtatccggttcaacgtccgagAAAAGCGCACAGACGCGAAGAATGCCCTTAAGAACATTCTGCTTACCAGAGCATGGACTAACATGACACAGTGTGTTTCCTTTTGCCTGTCGTCGCTGTCGGCAGTGAAAATTCGATGCCAAATCACACCTGATGGCTGATGTAGTGTCTGCACTAGGAAATGAAATTCTAAAGTGACGATTTGTTTATCTTGACTGTATGATTGCTGGACATGACAACATTGTCTTGTTTGTATCCTGTGTGAGCGGAAGAAGAGGCACAACCAACTGAAGACCGTGCTATGCGGGCGGTGCAAGCTGCTGTCGCACggaaggtgtttgacaaaatgaccAAGTAAGGTAAGAGTGGCTTTCATAGTTCTAGTACTACTTGGTGTTTTTGTTTCTCTCTGTAATGTACTAATGTGAGTCTAATGATTAAATGGGAGGCGAGACGACATCGTCGCTTTGACTCAAACGAACCGTCGGCTCGGCCGCCGCCTGCTGCGACGATCGACCTCCGTAGGTCATTTTCTAGGATTTGATAGGGTTAATGTGACACACTCCTCGTAGGTCATTTTCTAGGATTTGATAGGGTTAATGTGCTACTCTTAACAGGCATGTACTTTATTCTAATCAAATTTGATAGGGTTAATGTGACACAATACCCGTAGGTCATTTTCTAGGATTTGAAAATAACTGCTAGTACTTGTGTGCAGGCTGCTAATAGTAGCATACTTTGTTCTAATCAAAATTTCTATGCAATTCAATCCGGAAAGCCACTCTGTTAGTAATACAGAACTACATTTATTTAGACTGAAAATATGCACTGTAATTTAATGTGCATTTTTGCCCAGTAATGTGTATTCCTTCTCTTTTTGGTTGCCTGAATTTAAAGTGGTTTTGGACTGTAATTTTCAGTAATGTGTCACTTCTAGTTTACCTGAATATTTTTGTATTCTTATCAGTTTTGTGCCCCATTCTAAAGAAGTTCAGTAAATGTGTACGTCCCATTCTGTAAATACAATATTTTACAAACCATTTAGATACAAAAACCTgatctttgttttctttttcacAAGAAGCTATTTTTGGCTTACATGAAGGGATGCATGCTCTTCATCTTGCAGGTATGACTCATCCTCGCATTCTTACTCCGCCTTTCTTTCCTTCGGCTTCTTGATTCTGAAATTTTAAGATAAATTGTAAGTACTCAGTATCATGTTCTTAAGCAAAGCTACTGTTTTTTTTGCTTGAATTACAGTGTTTTGTCTGACCTATGTATAGTGTCAATAAAACCTAAATTTCAAGATGGAGATACATTTTTTGGTGGCATCTTACATCACAGTCGTTGGTCGTAGGATTTTAGAAAAAAACACTGTATCAGGAATACAAGTGTTTATGAAACTACTGTTGTTGGTTTAGCCAAACACGTCACAGTTTCCAAAACTACAGTTTTGTAGAAACCATAGTATTCTGATTGAGCTAAGCTAGCCGTGTATCTCCACCTGTGGGAGTCAAGGTGCGTACGCTCCTTGTCTTTTTCACTTTTTAGATTAGATTGAATAACAAGAATTGCCAATCAACTGTAAAAAAATTTAATTACCAATCTGCATGCACAAGACATATCTTTCTCATCATTTTAAACAGTAACCATTGATACTCCAAGCATACATTTCTGAGAAT
Proteins encoded:
- the LOC123096761 gene encoding uncharacterized protein, whose protein sequence is MATHMVEGLPRVRVSKLVNIADVIVVVGEAKLVEAKAQIPLLTTPPALPLLFPRSPAPPPNVPTKHHPSATATASLSLSTRARAASPSAPSPSPSPPADGVGPAAPTRGDVYLGRQLAAAAAAGARTRAPEEDVERRRRRKEKRRALAKKMTPTHTLPLPSSSPGMQAAARKGAAAAAAASASFHSTAAALSKSTPRIRFNVREKRTDAKNALKNILLTRAWTNMTQCVSFCLSSLSAVKIRCQITPDG